Within Acidobacteriota bacterium, the genomic segment AACGTGCTCGCCGGTATGGCCGGGAGTCGCCACGACCTCGATCGTGATTCCGGCCAGCTCGAGAAACTCTCCGCCACGAACCACGCGCGCATCCGCAACGGCACCCTCGGGCGCATGGACCGGTGCGCTCACCCTGGAACGGAGCAGCGGGATCGCGCCGGCATGGTCGGCGTGACGGTGCGTCACGAGAATCGCTTCGGGATCGGGGACCGCTTCGAGCAGCGCATCGACGTGGCGATGGTCGGCAGGACCCGGATCGACGATTACCGCATCGCCGATGATCCAGGTTCGGGTGCCGTCGAGAGTGAACGGCCCCGGATTGTCGGCACGAATATCCCGGATCACGGTTCTCCCGGGAGCTCGATGCGGGTGCGGCCGTTCTCCACGACGAGAACGGGCCGAACCGGTCGAATGACGAAATCTTTTCGTGACTGCAGGAGCTCGCGCGGCGAGCTGAACCCGGCGATGGCCTCGAGATTCCGCAGCGTCGGAAAGAGCATCGGCATCTCTCGCGAGCTCGCTTTCTCGAGTGCGTCGGAGGGTGTGATCCACCGATGGTCGACGCCTTCGATCTCGTCATGAACCGCATCGGTACCAGGGGGAACCTCGAAGAGATAGAACCACGTATCGAATCGCTTCGGTACGCCGACCGGCGTAATCCATCGCGACGTCGGCACGAGTCGGTCGAGCAACTCCCTGGTGAGGTCGGGAAAGCGGGTCGCGAGAAATGCGTCCCGGCGTTCGACGGGGATCGCCCCGTCCGGACCGATCGAGACCTCCTCGATCAGCTCGCGCAGAGCGCAAACCCTGTGCGCCATCGTCTCGTCTCCACCGAGCCGTGCGGCGATGTCGCGGTCCGAGGGCTCGACGGCGCCGCCGGGGAAGATCCAGGCGTTCGGGACGAAGGTGCTCTGCGGAGTTCTGCGCATCATGAGAACCTCGAACGGGTCGTCGCGCAGGACGATCACGCTGGAGGCCGGGCGGGCCGGGACCTCCTCGTCGAAGCTCTCACCGGAGCGGGGAGGGAGCTGCTCGCGGTCGACTTCAGGCATTCGTTTTACCGGCCTCCTCCCCCTGCCAGCCAACCCACCGCTCGCCGTCCGGACCGTACTCCTTCTTCCAGATCGGAACCGTCTCCTTGACCCGATCGATGACTTCCCGGCAGACGGCGAAAGCCTCGGCGCGGTGGGAAGCGACCGCAACGATCGCGACCGCAATCTCTCCGATGCGAAGCGAGCCGGTGCGATGCCTGATCTCCACAGCGACGCCGGGGTACTTTGTGTGGATCGACTCGAGAATCGTCTCGATCTCGCGCTCGGCCATCGAACCGTAGGCCTCGTACTCGAGATGGGATACGGCCCGGCCTTCATGATGATCCCTGACGATTCCCTCGAACACTACGACGGCTCCGTCGGTCGTTCTCACGAGAGCTGAACGGAGCGCGGCCGTATCGATCGGGTGGGACGTGAGTCTCACGTCATCCTCCCGAGACCGGGGGAATGAAGGCGAGCTCGTCGCCGTCGCTGAGCTTCACATTCTCTCGCTCATATTGTTCGTTGACGGCGGCGGGTGGCTGAGGAACTGCGCGCAGAGCGGGGTTCCGTTCGGCGAGCAGCTCCCAGACGTCGGTGACGGTCGAGCCCGCGGGGATCTCGAAGGGAAGCTCGCGGGCGCCCAGAACGTCCTGGAGCCCCGCGAAGGCGAGGAGTCGGATGCGCATCGGTCCCGAGTTTACACCCGAGCAGGATGGCGG encodes:
- a CDS encoding NUDIX hydrolase, whose translation is MPEVDREQLPPRSGESFDEEVPARPASSVIVLRDDPFEVLMMRRTPQSTFVPNAWIFPGGAVEPSDRDIAARLGGDETMAHRVCALRELIEEVSIGPDGAIPVERRDAFLATRFPDLTRELLDRLVPTSRWITPVGVPKRFDTWFYLFEVPPGTDAVHDEIEGVDHRWITPSDALEKASSREMPMLFPTLRNLEAIAGFSSPRELLQSRKDFVIRPVRPVLVVENGRTRIELPGEP
- a CDS encoding molybdenum cofactor biosynthesis protein MoaE, whose translation is MRLTSHPIDTAALRSALVRTTDGAVVVFEGIVRDHHEGRAVSHLEYEAYGSMAEREIETILESIHTKYPGVAVEIRHRTGSLRIGEIAVAIVAVASHRAEAFAVCREVIDRVKETVPIWKKEYGPDGERWVGWQGEEAGKTNA
- a CDS encoding MoaD/ThiS family protein; amino-acid sequence: MRIRLLAFAGLQDVLGARELPFEIPAGSTVTDVWELLAERNPALRAVPQPPAAVNEQYERENVKLSDGDELAFIPPVSGG